One genomic segment of Scomber japonicus isolate fScoJap1 chromosome 23, fScoJap1.pri, whole genome shotgun sequence includes these proteins:
- the dcp1b gene encoding mRNA-decapping enzyme 1B gives MTATSAGSCLAAKGLDISLAALKRQDPYINNIVDVASQVALYTYNNRTNEWEKTEVEGTLFVYTRLASPRHGFTIMNRLSMENLTEPITKDLDFQLQDPFLLYRNARLVIHGIWFYDKQDCQRIAQRMRILTQQEQVLAQSQGGWLSPGGGGGVGVGGGERGGGGGGGGGGGGGGGGSEGKAVDIIQMLTKAHTEYDKEKSTSEPKEIGGSSVLYGNPNLIKPIPVKPNTQDSDSAEPKSLSLATLFGSQHHHSPKPEPVPPLAAPGSGSLMGKVARPPVARTLTYDTTLGSGRGVAPGCSDGGNIVSIGLQSSAAAHQQQQHCPAIQKLMHAQRDAGGVVGVLQTVSESPENRLCDNGVPLEQHHLHHLYHHQQHHHHLHHHQQQQLQPDPIQRLFQSHPPPPTSTSFSAAPPCCSIPPPLQKNPLLSGQPILVESVPCSHLQAQQSQQLFFSLPKPQSEAQHNNQSASTLQETGLLPSQVSNDQGLSSHMPGVVSPHELLQKLQLVQQEQNLASQDPPRPCPGLAPRFLGPTQSQGAGSILGPASNQITAGQKAALQFQVISPQRIPATVAPTMLLSPSVFTQSKSSPQQKEIRVLSKSQLQATLLHLIQTDSSFLDTIYEAYISRFANDSSSKY, from the exons ATGACAGCGACTTCTGCAGGCAGCTGTCTCGCTGCTAAAGGACTGGACATAAGTCTGGCAGCTCTAAAGCGACAAGACCCATACATTAATAACATTGTGGACGTGGCAAGCCAAGTCGCTCTGTATACTTACAACAACAGAACAAATGAGTGG GAAAAGACAGAGGTGGAAGGTACCCTATTTGTCTACACAAG GCTGGCGTCTCCCAGACATGGTTTCACTATTATGAACAGACTCAGCATGGAGAACCTTACCGAGCCGATCACCAAAGACTTGGACTTCCAACTCCAGGACCCCTTCCTGCTTTATCGCAATGCACGGC TGGTTATCCATGGGATTTGGTTCTACGATAAGCAGGACTGTCAACGCATTGCCCAGAGGATGAGAAT TTTGACTCAGCAGGAGCAGGTCCTGGCTCAGTCTCAGGGTGGTTGGCTGTccccaggaggaggaggtggtgtggGTGTAG gaggaggagaaagaggaggaggaggaggaggaggaggaggaggaggaggaggaggaggaggaagtgaagggaaGGCAGTAGACATCATCCAGATGCTGACCAAAGCACACACAGAGTATGACAAG GAGAAGTCTACTTCAGAGCCAAAGGAGATTGGCGGCAGCAGTGTTCTTTATGGAAACCCCAACCTGATCAAACCAATACCTGTTAAACCAAACACTCAG GACAGTGACAGTGCTGAGcccaagtctctctctctggccaCTCTGTTTGGCTCTCAGCATCATCACTCACCTAAGCCTGAGCCGGTCCCTCCATTGGCTGCCCCTGGGTCGGGGTCATTAATGGGGAAAGTAGCCCGCCCGCCTGTAGCCCGCACACTGACCTATGATACCACATTGGGATCTGGCCGAGGTGTTGCACCGGGGTGTTCAGATGGTGGAAATATTGTTTCAATCGGGCTGCAGAGTTCAGCTGCTGCCCATCAGCAACAGCAGCACTGCCCCGCCATCCAGAAGCTCATGCATGCACAGAGAGACGCCGGGGGGGTCGTCGGAGTTCTTCAGACTGTGTCCGAATCCCCAGAGAACAGGCTATGTGACAACGGGGTGCCACTGGAGCAGCATCACCTCCACCATCTTTACcatcatcagcagcaccatcatcatcttcatcaccatcaacaGCAACAGCTTCAACCCGACCCGATCCAGAGACTTTTCCAAAGCCACccacctcctcccacctccacctccttctctgCTGCCCCTCCTTGTTGTTCCATCCCCCCTCCTCTGCAGAAGAACCCCCTTCTCTCCGGCCAGCCCATACTTGTGGAATCTGTGCCATGTTCCCACCTTCAAGCGCAACAAAGTCAGCAGCTGTTTTTTAGCCTACCTAAGCCTCAATCAGAAGCCCAGCACAACAACCAATCAGCTTCAACTTTACAGGAAACAG GTTTGCTGCCATCTCAGGTGTCCAATGACCAAG GGCTGTCTTCCCATATGCCAGGTGTGGTATCACCCCATGAATTGCTTCAAAAGCTCCAGCTGGTCCAACAAGAGCAAAACCTGGCTTCCCAAGATCCCCCTCGGCCCTGCCCAGGGCTGGCCCCTCGATTCCTGGGGCCCACTCAAAGTCAAGGTGCAGGCTCAATTTTAGGTCCAGCCTCAAACCAGATTACAGCAGGTCAAAAGGCTGCGCTGCAGTTTCAG GTCATCTCCCCCCAGCGGATACCAGCAACCGTGGCCCCAACCATGCTCCTGTCTCCCAGTGTATTCACTCAGTCGAAGTCTTCTCCGCAGCAGAAGGAGATCAGAGTTCTGTCCAAAAGCCAGCTCCAAGCCACTCTGCTACATCTGATCCAG ACTGACAGCTCATTCCTGGACACCATCTATGAGGCTTACATCAGCCGCTTTGCTAACGACTCCAGCAGCAAGTACTGA